GGTAAGCCTCCCCGTCGGTCATCAGCAGTTCGGGCGTGTGCGTCAGCTTGGCGAGACCCGCCGCCAGCCGGGGTACCGGGCCCACGCCGGTCGCGACGACCTCGCCATTGCCGCGGAACGCCTCGGAACAGGCGACGATGCACAGTTCGGCCAGTGTGGCCATGTCAAATACCTCCCTTGTGTGGGAAAGCGCCCATCATCAGAAAACCGGCAGCGGCAGCTTGGTGACGGCATCCGTGCCGCCAAATCCGGCGATGTATTCATCCTCGCTTGCGCCGACGAAACGATCGGCCACCGCGCTCCAGTCTCCCGGATCCTTGGCCGCGTCGGCGTAAGCCTTGAACGCCTTCATGTCCCAGCCATAGGCCGGCGGCAGCGAGCTCGGATGCGCGCCGCCGCGGATTTCCGCGACGCCGGAAATGTACGACCGTTCGACGATGTTGGCCTGGGCGTCCTGGGGATAGGCGTCTTCCATCGCCTCGACGAGCTCTTCACAGCTCACGAACGTCCGTGCCGCCGCGCGCGCGAACCACTCGTCATAATACGTGTCCGGGCCCAGCGCCTGGATGTTGCCGCGCCGGTCCGCGCGATTGACGTGGATCAGCGCCGCGTCGAGCGCCAGCGCCGGCATCGCGATCAGCGTCTCTTCGTCCGCATAGGGCGACTGCACCGTCTTGAGGCCGCCCAGCTCCGCCAGGTCGGTGCCGAGGCCGACGCGCGTCGGCAGGAACGGCAACCCGAACGCCGCCGCCTTCAGGCCCCACTGCAACATGCCTTCGTCGAGTTCGAGGACGTCGATCGCACCGGCTTCCCGCGCCTTGCGGAACCACGGCTCCAGCGGGATTGCGTCGAGCGAGACGAACGCGAACACCAGTTTGCGGACCTTGCCGGCGGCGCACAGCATCCCGACATCCGCGCCGCCGTAGGCGACCACGGTCAGGTCCTTGAGATCGGAACGGAGGATTTCGCGAACCAGCGCCATCGGCTTGCGCCGCGGGCCCCAGCCGCCAATCCCCAGCGTCATGCCGTCGGACAGTTGCCCGACGATTTCCGCCGGGCTCATTCGTTTGTCGAGCGGTCTGCTCATGCCGCGGACTCCGCCTCCTTCATCGCCCGTTGCCAGGCCCATTCGTGCCCCCAGGCACTGATACCCTTGTGCCGGGTCACTTCCCACGCCCCGGGATCGATCACGAGGCTGTCGCAACCGATCTCGAGATCGAAGCCACCCGGGGTCTGGACGTAGAACCCGGTTGTCTCGTCGTTGAGATGGCGGCCCAGGGTCGCGCTCTCGACATAACCGTGCGCCTTCATCCGGTCATGGGCCCTGCCTACTTCCGTGAGGTCGGGATATTCCAGCATCAGGTGCACGCAGCCCGAAGGTGGCACCGGACCTTCCCCCAGCGCAATGCTGTGATGGCGCCCATTGTCCGCGTGCATGAACGCAAAGTGCATCGGGGGCGCATCCGGGCCCATGAGGTGGAACGCGGGCAGGTCCGTGTCGTGAAAGCCGATCACGTCACGATAGAAGGCGTGGCATTCGTCGAAGTTGGGCGCCGAGAAGACCGCGTGACCCATCCCCATGTCCCCGGTGACGAAACCCGGCACCCCGACGGGCGAGACGAACGCCACGTCATCGCGCGTGTCGCCCGTGAAGAACTCGAGACCGTTCCCTGCGGGATCGGAGGTGCGGATGAACCGCGCGATCCCGCGCCCGCGCGCCTCTTCGGAGTCGCCATGCTGAACGGGGCGTCCCGCCGCGGCGATGGCATCGACAAGGCGGTCGAATTCCGCATCGCTCACTTCGTACGCCGCGGCGATCAGACGCTCTTCCGCGCCGCGTTCGATGCGAAAGCGGAACGGCCGGTCGTCGATGCGGTACAGCGCCGCGCCGTCGGCGGCGTCCGGCG
This region of Tsuneonella aeria genomic DNA includes:
- a CDS encoding CoA transferase subunit A, producing MSRPLDKRMSPAEIVGQLSDGMTLGIGGWGPRRKPMALVREILRSDLKDLTVVAYGGADVGMLCAAGKVRKLVFAFVSLDAIPLEPWFRKAREAGAIDVLELDEGMLQWGLKAAAFGLPFLPTRVGLGTDLAELGGLKTVQSPYADEETLIAMPALALDAALIHVNRADRRGNIQALGPDTYYDEWFARAAARTFVSCEELVEAMEDAYPQDAQANIVERSYISGVAEIRGGAHPSSLPPAYGWDMKAFKAYADAAKDPGDWSAVADRFVGASEDEYIAGFGGTDAVTKLPLPVF
- a CDS encoding VOC family protein encodes the protein MGVKSLGYVVIATAQPERWDHFLTQVAGVMRAPDAADGAALYRIDDRPFRFRIERGAEERLIAAAYEVSDAEFDRLVDAIAAAGRPVQHGDSEEARGRGIARFIRTSDPAGNGLEFFTGDTRDDVAFVSPVGVPGFVTGDMGMGHAVFSAPNFDECHAFYRDVIGFHDTDLPAFHLMGPDAPPMHFAFMHADNGRHHSIALGEGPVPPSGCVHLMLEYPDLTEVGRAHDRMKAHGYVESATLGRHLNDETTGFYVQTPGGFDLEIGCDSLVIDPGAWEVTRHKGISAWGHEWAWQRAMKEAESAA